TCGAAGGCAGAGACTGCACCAGCCAGAGCTGCGATCTCAGTACAAGCGAGCTTATAGTATTCCCGGGCGATTGATTGTTTCGACGGGAACCCAAGGATGGTCGCAATGTGGCGGGAAAATCCCGCAGGGTAGAAGTATCGACCAGCGCTGGCCATGTCGGGTGAAATTGTGAGGTGTTAGGAAGTCAAATTAAATCGTATTGTTAGATTATCCAATTCCTGGGAGAAGGCCATTTTATATCAGCCAAATGCAACCTTAACGCCCCACCAGCGCAGTGACGCCATTGGCTGCGCGGATCTCCGGCAGGACCTACTATTTTGGGCAGATCTGTATACTATCTGGATCTACATGCTCTTCAGTGGACGAACTGAAGAGTAACGGACTCTGATGATAGCTGTGAATGTCTTCTGTCTGACTTCATAGGTGGTAGATTCCCCATGTGAGAGAGAACCCTTTATTGTGTATTATTAGGCAATACCAGTTACGAATAGCCCTTTGTTTCGCTGACTCAAGCTATGAATATTCTTTATTCAGTGATATCTCTATGTGAGTCTTGTAGAAATGACACAAATCTAGCGTTTGAGCTGAACATAAATACCGAGCAAACACCCCTGCATCTCCGTTATCCAGACACCTCCAGACAAACTTCAAGAACCTGTCAAACAGCATCAAAAGAAGATACTTCCAGTTCATTCCAAAACCACCTACAAGATGGGCAACTTCGCTGATATGCTTTTCGCTAtggtcttctccttctttctaTGGTCACTCCCCGTCATCAACATGGTCTTCCCCTATTTCTATTCAAACGGAAATGAAGATGACATGAAAGCCTTGCGCATATTCAACGTTGTCGCCAGCTTCTATGTCCTCGCTTGCTATATGTGGGAAAAGGAAGAGCGAGATATTGTTGGTTGCGAATGTCTTAATGACACCTGTAATGGACCACGGTTCCCTGATCAGGCTGCTATCAACCAGCAGCTCTCTCGCGAAATGCCCAAAAAGTGATTCAGCTTTGTGAGGTTTAGCCTGTCATCGACTGCCTGGTAATACATGTAGGTCAATGGGGCACACGAAAAAGGGAACTCCGACTAGCCAAGCTGCAATCTTTCGTTCAGTTTCACTAAGCACGGTGTTAATTatcctgctgttgttgtACGGCTATGGAGGGTTTACAGAATTCTAATGTCACTTTGAATATAATCACATTTTCCATTAATCCTTTAACTAGAGTAATTATGTATTGGCAGTGTTGGCCTCAGGCCTAAATGAATATCCTGACTGATGAATATTAATATCGGGCTCACAATGTCCAGCCACAAAGTAGGAGACGTTGCCCGTGGATTATAGCCAATACCAAGCTAGTAGAGAGAGAATTCAGGGTACACTTTACTATCAGATGTAGCTGGAAAGGCGCAGAACCATGTTATAGTAGCCATGGTTAATGCAAAGTACATAAATGCTGCTTCtctatatattcttattGGGGGCATAGATTACCAGTATCGGTTATAAAGTATCTCCCACCTTCCTTTATTTTTCATAATATAAACCCATAATTATGTGCTGTTTGTTCCCCCGCCATTAGCCGACAACAGCTGTACGTCATAGACAATGAGGCAACAGATGACCATTACTGAAGACCATCCACTCATAAAAAGCATTATGAACGGCAATACGTTACTATTCTGTTAAACTCCGAAAACTAGTCGCGTGGTTTTGTTCCGGATTGTCGACATCATCATTACGATGGGCggattctatataaaagCCCAACCCTGGGTCTCGGAATGTACTCGGAACCTTTCGGCCGATCGATTTGCAACCCCCTTGGCCGATAAAAATACTCAGACCTTCAAATATTATATGTGACAGTGGAATTATTCAATATCCAAGCCCTACTATCATCACTATGGCTTCGAAAGCGCACAGAAATACCTACAATGTTCCCGCCCAGGACCCCGAACGGGTCCACGGAAACTACATCAACGGCACCACCGAGGAGATCCTAGCGAGACAGTGCATCACCGAGCTCTGCAAGGGTTGGCCAGTGTATAGAGACTTTTCGGAATGGCATAATTTCCGCAGCCTTTTCACTAGGGGCGCTGCGTATGTCTGGACTGGTAAGTAACCGCCAAAACGTCGGCCGCGCAAGTAAAGCTTCTGCATTATCGACTAATCTAAAACAAGCCTGGTCCGGCCCTCTTCCAATCGATGAATTCATCTCCGCGTCCATTCAAGGCCGTGCGCATGGTGACTTCATCGCGCACAGGGAGACTGGTACTCTCGCCAACGTTAACCTCAGCAAGGGCCGGGGAATCgggaagatgaaggcgacggTCACGCAGAGGTTTACTATCCAGGGTATCCCCGTCGATATTGACTGTGACTGTCGCtttatcttcttctgtaGGCTGGAGGACGGGGGTTGGAAGGTACAGTATGTCAGGGTGTTCTACGAGAAGGATAAGGTTGTGCCTGTGGATGGAAAGACTGTTCCCGAGTTTCCGAAAGATGTTTTGGCTAAGTATACGCCTGGATATCAGTATTTGGCTGCTGCACAGCATGCGCTGGGGCATGAGGTCTTGAAGAATTTGCCGGATGCTTGCAATGAGGGATTTTTCAAAATGTATGATGCGATGGCGGACTGGCTTGAGGGCAGGGATGTTGATTTGTTTTGGGACAAGAAACAGTGAAGGGTCAATATATCTAAGTGGCATATTGCTGCAGGTCTAGGTAAGCCCTAGCAGGTGTAAGTTACATATTTTTCGACGTCCATAACATTGGCATATCATTGAACAAGGTGCATTTGAAATACTTTCTTCCTTGTACGATTCACGGCTACATTCGAGGGAGACGTTCGAATATCTGATCGAAGGTATAAGCTCGCTGAGCTCTCTCCGCTGCTGTATGAAGACATTGCGCTACACAGGAAATTTCCTTACAGGCCCGGAATGCTGAGCACCGCGGAGATACTGTTTCGAAAATATAGAAAGCACCTCTGCCTACATGAACTGTGGCCATCTTTGGGGCCTCGATGTAGCCATTCTCCCACAGAATGCAATATTGTTCCTAGGATGGCATCGCAGGGGGTCATAGCGAAGGCCAGGAAACACCCGATAcgttgaggaagaaagtATCGCTGTCTAGACCCGGAGGTCGGGTCCAGGGGCAGGTATGTGAAAAGTTGGCAACTAGTTTAGCTTGCAATTTAAGCTTTTACAGCACCATCGACGCGCCTTTGACATTTATCAATCCTACATTGAGTGAGGGTGACCCTGAAGAAGTGCGGGCCCGCTATGTATCCCTTCATTCATTCCCCCAACATAGGCCTGGACCCTGGATATCTCCGCATGTATGAGGAGCACGAAGcaagataatattataaatatccaTTGTTCTGCTTTAGAAAACATCTATCAACGACAACTCATTCGACCAATTCCGCCTGTCCCTTCGCAACAGCCGACTTCGCTCTTCTTGATATAGTTTTGTATCTTGCACGTGCATATTACTTGGTAAGATATGGAAACCATATCCGGTTGTCACACTTGCTAAGCAGCCATCAGTATTACCATGCATCTCACCAGCCAGGTCCTAACCGTGCTCGCCGCATCCCTCCTAGCCGCGACTGCCGCCGCTGCACCCAAGTGCCATGTTGGCACCGCCTGGCCTGACCCCCACGACTGCCACAAGTTCTTCGAATGTGCTGCCGGCGGTATCCCAGTGCGAAAGACCTGCGGGCCCGGCACAGCCTACAGCCCCAAGTTGAAAGTCTGCGACTACGAGCAGAGAGTTCCCTCGTGCCGCCGCCATGGTAACCCTGACTGGCAGCATGATTGGTCTGAGgatgacaaggacaagggcaagggtaAAGACCAGTGGGCCAAGAATGGAAATGGCAATGGGAAGGAGAAGCGTCAGGACTTGCACAGCGGATGGGACGATAGCGATGACCACAAGCACGGACAGCCATACCCGCACCCGTCCCCGTGGTGGAACGAGAATCTCGAAGGTGATCGCCCGCAGCCCGTGCGGCCTGTAGATGGCGATAACAGTGAGGAGGGCATCGAGGagaccaacgaggagaccaacgaggagaccaacgaggagaccaacgaggagaccaacgaggagaccaacgaggagaccaacgaggagaccaacgaggagaccaacgaggagaccAATGAGGAGACCAATGAGGAGACCAACGAGGAAAGCAACGAAAACCAGGAGAACAACGAGAACAACCAGGAGAAAAACGAGGACAACATCGAGGAGAACAACGAAGACTCACAGTAAGACCGTTTCAGTGGCGAGGATTCTTAGTAGGTCCAGGTCGTCGGCCTTGTTTAACAGGGACCTGGGCTTGTCAGAATGCTGAACTAGTGGCGTAGGATGGCATGGTGGTCCTTATTTGGGTTCAATTCCTCCCTTATATTTAGACCTTTATATTTGTTTTGATGTCTCTTGCGAGGCTATTGTCGATCTGTGTGAAATTATCACTGACACcgattttaatttaatttaatttctATTCTTGTGCTTGTCTTTGCTCCCGAACTGTTGAGGATTAATACTATAACGTCTTTCTTGAATAAGCCAGGGAATATCTGAGAAATCTGCTATCTTGTACAAGTTCAAAGTCTACAGCCAATTCTCATGTTACTTGCGGTTTCAATATGGTTGGTGTTCGCCCAGAAACTGCCCCTATATAACCATTAACCCTAAGGATTACGACAGTTTCCGCTGGTGCCTGATGCCCACTCATACCGAGATGATGGCTTACGGTAGATCTACAATCCTATAGCCTATAATTACAGCTTCGCCCGCCCAATTACATCATAGTTTAAAATCAgacaatatatatatccatcaTATATGCCCCGCTACGTGGAAACAATATTACAGACAACACTTTACATACGGTTTCCTCCCTTTAAGGTATTTCAATCATTCCCAGAGCCAGTACATGTCAGACTACAACCACACCCAGGCGATTGCATGCTCACAATCACAGATCAAAACACAACAAGGGAGGCTGTAACCGAGCTTCCCATGAAAAGGGACGCCAAAAAGGATCTCGAAATGCAAGAACCCGCTACAGCACCATGGGGTCTGGGCATTAGCGAAACCGACTTTGAGAAGCTCACAGCCGGTCTTGAGCCGCAAGATCATGACGACAAGTGGCGCGTCGTGGTCTCGCCTCTGGGCGAGAATGGCATCATTTCCGTCCACTTTTCTCGAACCGCAACCGGCATTCCGCACTACATATTGTTTATAAGGCCGAGCGATGGGGGCAGCAGTGGTGCAACAATCGAGGCTATCACCTGGGAGCAGAACAAGGGCGGGATTTACATCTgggaggaaatggccaagATGACAGTGGTGACTATATCCAGAAGCCTTCTAGAGTGCGACTACGATGTGCTTCCACTGTACAATACCGACGATATATTGTAGCTTGCCAGTTCTCAATAGAGAGAATTGGGAATGTCACTATTATTGACACGCTCTCCACTGCTCCTCTAACTCTTTCAGGGATCTGCTCATTTATAGCTCTATCATTCCATCAACCATGGGCCTTTTTGTATTAGGCCACGAACACCCCGGTACCAATAGGCATATTCTATACTCGATGGCTCGACTGAATGTTTTAACAACAACCACTTTGACACCCCTTTACGCCTGTCTGCCAATTACAGGCGTCGTGCGGTCTCAGCCACTTTACCGCGACTCTGGGTGAAACTGTCAACACCATGGGCCAACCATTGTCAGAATAATCCGATGGTTGTTGTATTCATTTGGACTGCAGCCCGATATCACACCCTGTGCTGGAAGGCTGGATGCACAgtcgctctcgctctcgccaAACCGCGCATTGATATGTTTGGCAGTGATTTCCAGAGCAATTCCCCTTTATCTTGGCTAACTAGCAGGGAACTTCTTCGCTGTTGACTGCTAAGCGTCGGAACATTAGGTATATTCTCCGACCGAAAACTGGGACTGTTATCGGTGATTTAAACTCGAGTATGTCACGGAGCGGAGTATTCTCGCTCTGACTTCAGGATGCTGCACGTCCGACTACGAACTGCGGTATCTTGTCAGAGTGGCCACAGAGGCCTGTGTTTCCAAGATCATGGCTGTCAATTCAGGCATTCCTGTCCGTGGAACCAGTCCTCTGAGCCGCCGCCCATCCAAATCCCAGGATGATCACCTAGGCAAGGCTGGTCAATCGGTAGTCGCACGGCGCAGACTATTCCTACTGTCAGCTTCTGATGAGTCGTCCCTCGATATCTTTATTGGGCGGCTCCAGTCATTCCTTCAAGATCGCGGGGATGATGCGAGCGACGAGTGGGTTGGTAACCTCGCTTTTACCCTCAACAAACAGCATGAACAGCATACGTACCGAGCAATGGTTGTTGCCCAGTCGATTGGCACCCTGAAGACTGCCTTATCCTCCCGACCTCAAATACGCAAGGCGTCTACAAAGCCGACTATCGGATTCATATTCACTGGTCAAGGAGCACACTGGACTGGAATGGGCAAAGAGCTGCTAGACACATACCCGGTGTTCCGTCAATCaatgcagaagatgaatGACTACATCGGTCAACTTGGTGCTCCTTATGATGTTATAGGTACGATATAATAAATTGGAACCGCGGCGGCTCAAATCTAACAACTCATTGCACatagagatattaaactTGGATGACCATTCAACCCTAGGCCATGTACTGCTCAGCCAGACTCTCTGCACCGCTTTGCAAATTGCTCTTGTCGACCTGCTCGCATCATGGGGGATATACCCCGATGGGGTGGCTGGTCATTCCAGTGGAGAAATTGCAGCCGCTTATGCCGCGGGGATGCTCAGTATGCAAGACGCGATTGCCATCGCTTATTTTCGTGGTGTATGTGCAAGTTCACTCTCCACaaaagggagaagagggtcAATGATGGCGGTAGGCATGTCGGTGCGTGATATTGATCCATATCTCGCAGCTCTACGGACGGGAAGGGCCAATGTCGCTTGCATCAACAGTCCCAGCAGCATTACTGTTTCCGGTGACTACGCAGCGATCGAGGAACTTGGGACGGTCTTACAGGACAAAGAAGTATTTACTCGACGGTTGAATGTGGACGTGGCATACCATTCTCACCATATGGATCCGATTGCGGGTGAATACTTGAAATTGATGACTGAAATGAAGACAATCAAGCCGTCCAAACAACCTACCGGATCGACCCAATTTTTCTCCTCTGTTACTGGGACCGAGATATCTACTACGGAGTTAGGCCCTCACTATTGGGTTCAAAACCTGGTACAGCAGGTAAAACTAGTCGACGCGGTGCAGTCTCTCTGCTTCGAGACGAACCCGAGTGGAATCCCGAATGAACATTCCAGCGAGCAAACGCGATTATCTACCTTCAAAAAGGTCGCAGTCACCAACCTGATCGAGATAGGACCTCATGCAGCACTCGCCGGTCCTATTAAACAGATTTTGAAGGCGGATCCCAGGCTCGACAAGGCGAACGTAGCGTATGATGGTGTCCTAATCAGGGGCCTGGATGCAACATCCACCGCAATGGCAGTTGCTGCGTCTTTGGCAGCTAATGGATATCCGGTGAACCTCCAGGCGATAAATGATCCGGAGACTTTGTATAGACCACAGGTGCTCGTTGACCTTCCGCTGTGTAGTTAAAATGAACAAAGCTACTAGATATTACATGCTGCTGCTTTAGTTGGGCCTCCTAAccccatcgcaccttccttaCGATGAACGTATCGCACCTTCCTCGAGACAGTAAATGCGTTCCTTCCATATTCATGTCCTCCCAGTAACTGCAGGAGCGACCATCGCTGCCAAcagtcgctccttccttaCGACAGACTTCGCTACTTAGGGCTTCCTTCCTATTT
This sequence is a window from Aspergillus puulaauensis MK2 DNA, chromosome 6, nearly complete sequence. Protein-coding genes within it:
- a CDS encoding uncharacterized protein (COG:S;~EggNog:ENOG410PY9U), whose protein sequence is MKRDAKKDLEMQEPATAPWGLGISETDFEKLTAGLEPQDHDDKWRVVVSPLGENGIISVHFSRTATGIPHYILFIRPSDGGSSGATIEAITWEQNKGGIYIWEEMAKMTVVTISRSLLECDYDVLPLYNTDDIL
- a CDS encoding carbohydrate-binding module family 14 protein (COG:S;~EggNog:ENOG410Q1AF;~InterPro:IPR036508,IPR002557;~PFAM:PF01607;~SECRETED:SignalP(1-22);~go_component: GO:0005576 - extracellular region [Evidence IEA];~go_function: GO:0008061 - chitin binding [Evidence IEA]), producing the protein MHLTSQVLTVLAASLLAATAAAAPKCHVGTAWPDPHDCHKFFECAAGGIPVRKTCGPGTAYSPKLKVCDYEQRVPSCRRHGNPDWQHDWSEDDKDKGKGKDQWAKNGNGNGKEKRQDLHSGWDDSDDHKHGQPYPHPSPWWNENLEGDRPQPVRPVDGDNSEEGIEETNEETNEETNEETNEETNEETNEETNEETNEETNEETNEETNEETNEESNENQENNENNQEKNEDNIEENNEDSQ
- a CDS encoding uncharacterized protein (COG:S;~EggNog:ENOG410PP0S;~InterPro:IPR037401,IPR032710;~PFAM:PF13577), which encodes MASKAHRNTYNVPAQDPERVHGNYINGTTEEILARQCITELCKGWPVYRDFSEWHNFRSLFTRGAAYVWTAWSGPLPIDEFISASIQGRAHGDFIAHRETGTLANVNLSKGRGIGKMKATVTQRFTIQGIPVDIDCDCRFIFFCRLEDGGWKVQYVRVFYEKDKVVPVDGKTVPEFPKDVLAKYTPGYQYLAAAQHALGHEVLKNLPDACNEGFFKMYDAMADWLEGRDVDLFWDKKQ
- a CDS encoding uncharacterized protein (TransMembrane:2 (i7-30o42-59i)) is translated as MGNFADMLFAMVFSFFLWSLPVINMVFPYFYSNGNEDDMKALRIFNVVASFYVLACYMWEKEERDIVGCECLNDTCNGPRFPDQAAINQQLSREMPKK
- a CDS encoding acyltransferase domain-containing protein (COG:Q;~EggNog:ENOG410PM4M;~InterPro:IPR001227,IPR016036,IPR014043,IPR016035;~PFAM:PF00698;~go_function: GO:0016740 - transferase activity [Evidence IEA]) codes for the protein MAVNSGIPVRGTSPLSRRPSKSQDDHLGKAGQSVVARRRLFLLSASDESSLDIFIGRLQSFLQDRGDDASDEWVGNLAFTLNKQHEQHTYRAMVVAQSIGTLKTALSSRPQIRKASTKPTIGFIFTGQGAHWTGMGKELLDTYPVFRQSMQKMNDYIGQLGAPYDVIEILNLDDHSTLGHVLLSQTLCTALQIALVDLLASWGIYPDGVAGHSSGEIAAAYAAGMLSMQDAIAIAYFRGVCASSLSTKGRRGSMMAVGMSVRDIDPYLAALRTGRANVACINSPSSITVSGDYAAIEELGTVLQDKEVFTRRLNVDVAYHSHHMDPIAGEYLKLMTEMKTIKPSKQPTGSTQFFSSVTGTEISTTELGPHYWVQNLVQQVKLVDAVQSLCFETNPSGIPNEHSSEQTRLSTFKKVAVTNLIEIGPHAALAGPIKQILKADPRLDKANVAYDGVLIRGLDATSTAMAVAASLAANGYPVNLQAINDPETLYRPQVLVDLPLCS